In the Sus scrofa isolate TJ Tabasco breed Duroc chromosome 6, Sscrofa11.1, whole genome shotgun sequence genome, one interval contains:
- the ZNF296 gene encoding zinc finger protein 296: MSRRKAGCTPRRIDPAPAANPDDETEMPDLVICVKPEPDARPLQAPGLGPFNPKEVPAPGLSEGESRHPHGPVPAAGLIHALGLRSQCAAWTPLTPNPQDRQPWTDKHPDLLTCGRCTQTFPLEAITAFMDHKKLGCQLFRGPSPSQGSERDDLKALSCLRCGRQFTGAWKLLRHVQWDHGLSIYQTEPELPEAPLLGLAEVAAAVSAVAGPEAEAKGPRVGHPRRSPTCPMCAKTLSSFSNLKVHMRSHTGERPYACDQCPYACAQSSKLNRHKKTHRQLQPQSPCSAGSSQELASAAPPEPAAHAAAPASALPCSGGEGAGAAATAGVQEPGAPGSGAQAGPGGDGWAVATKEQRTDPTKTQKTSPKKAPKAVGKSRGPGPGGSCEFCGKHFTNSSNLTVHRRSHTGERPYACELCSYACAQSSKLNRHRRMHGLGPGGPRFECPHCCVPFGLRATLDKHLRQKHPEVGGDA, from the exons ATGTCCCGCCGCAAGGCCGGCTGCACGCCCCGCCGAATAGACCCCGCGCCCGCCGCCAACCCAGACGACGAGACGGAGATGCCAGACCTCGTCATCTGCGTGAAGCCCGAGCCGGACGCGCGGCCCCTACAGGCCCCGGGGCTGGGGCCCTTCAACCCGAAGGAAGTGCCCGCGCCGGGGCTGTCGGAGGGCGAATCCCGCCACCCCCACGGCCCCGTGCCCGCCGCCGGCCTCATCCACGCTCTCGGCCTGCGCAGCCAGTGCGCGGCGTGGACGCCGCTGACCCCGAACCCTCAGG ACCGCCAGCCGTGGACCGACAAACACCCAGATCTGTTGACCTGTGGCCGCTGCACGCAGACCTTCCCGTTGGAGGCCATCACTGCTTTCATGGACCACAAGAAGCTGGGCTGTCAGCTCTTCagaggccccagccccagccagggcTCAG AACGGGATGACCTGAAGGCTCTGAGCTGCCTCCGCTGCGGCCGGCAGTTCACGGGGGCCTGGAAGCTGCTGCGCCACGTCCAGTGGGACCATGGACTGTCCATCTACCAGACGGAACCCGAGCTCCCGGAGGCCCCGCTCCTGGGCCTGGCCGAGGTGGCCGCGGCCGTGTCGGCCGTGGCAGGGCCAGAAGCCGAGGCCAAGGGCCCCCGGGTGGGGCACCCCCGGCGGAGCCCCACCTGCCCCATGTGCGCCAAGACCCTCAGCTCCTTCAGCAACCTCAAAGTGCACATGCGCTCGCACACGGGCGAGCGGCCCTACGCCTGCGACCAGTGTCCCTATGCCTGCGCCCAGAGCAGCAAGCTCAACCGCCACAAGAAGACCcatcggcagctgcagccccagagcCCCTGCTCGGCCGGGTCCAGCCAGGAGCTGGCCTCCGCCGCCCCTCCGGAGCCGGCCGCCCATGCCGCCGCCCCAGCCAGTGCCCTCCCGTGCAGCGGCGGCGAGGGGGCCGGGGCCGCTGCCACGGCGGGTGTCCAGGAACCCGGGGCCCCCGGCAGCGGGGCTCAGGCGGGCCCCGGCGGGGATGGCTGGGCAGTGGCCACCAAGGAGCAGAGGACTGACCCCACCAAGACCCAGAAGACGTCACCCAAGAAGGCGCCAAAGGCGGTGGGCAAAAGCCGAGGCCCCGGGCCCGGGGGCAGCTGCGAGTTCTGCGGCAAGCACTTCACCAACAGCAGCAACCTGACAGTGCACCGGCGCTCGCACACAGGCGAGCGGCCCTACGCCTGTGAGCTCTGCTCCTACGCCTGCGCCCAGAGCAGCAAGCTCAACCGCCACCGCCGCATGCACGGCCTCGGGCCCGGCGGCCCCCGCTTCGAGTGCCCCCACTGCTGCGTGCCCTTCGGCCTGCGGGCCACGCTGGACAAGCACCTGCGACAGAAGCACCCTGAGGTGGGCGGGGACGCCTGA